A stretch of DNA from Halanaerobium saccharolyticum subsp. saccharolyticum DSM 6643:
AATGAAGGGAGAAACAATAGATGAGATAACCGGAGCGGCCAGTGTGATGAGGAATAAGGCGGCAAGAGTCAAAACTAACGCTAAAGATTTAATCGACAGTTGTGGAACTGGTGGAGATGAGAAGGGTACTTTTAATATTTCTACAACTACAGCTCTGGTGATGGCAGCAGGTGGTCTAAATGTTGCCAAACACGGCAACCGTTCCGTTTCTTCAAAAAGCGGTAGTGCTGATCTGCTGGAGGCGCTGGGAGTAAAAATTGATTTAAGTCCGGAGGCAGCAGGTAAATGTCTGGATCAGATTGGAATTTCCTTTCTTTTTGCGCCTCATTTTCATCAGGCAATGAAATATGCAATTGGCCCCCGCAAGGAGCTTGGCTTAAGAACGATTTTTAATATCTTAGGACCTCTGACCAATCCAGCAAAGGCTGATTATCAGGTGCTTGGAGTTTACAAAGAAGAACTGGTAATGCCGCTGGCTCATGTGCTTAAAAACTTAGGTTTGAAGTCAGCAATGGTGGTCCATGGAGCTGGAGGGATTGATGAGCTATCACTGGCTGGAGAAAATAAAACAGCTTACTTAAAGGACGGAGAAGTTAAAGAATATAACTTTAGCGCCGAAGCTGTAGGGCTTGAAACTGCAGCCCTGGAGTCGATTCTGGGTGGAGAGCCGGAAGCAAATAAAGAAATAACCTTAGATATTTTAAAAGGTAAAAAAGGACCAAAAAGAGATGTGATTTTGCTTAATACGGCAGCCGCTTTTTTAGTAGAGGGTAAGGTGAAAAGCCTTAAGGAAGGCGTTAAACTAGCCGCTGAACTAATTGACAGTGGTAGA
This window harbors:
- the trpD gene encoding anthranilate phosphoribosyltransferase, encoding MFNKHLDKVVSREDLTLAEMEEAMSMVMEGKTTDSQLAAFLVGLRMKGETIDEITGAASVMRNKAARVKTNAKDLIDSCGTGGDEKGTFNISTTTALVMAAGGLNVAKHGNRSVSSKSGSADLLEALGVKIDLSPEAAGKCLDQIGISFLFAPHFHQAMKYAIGPRKELGLRTIFNILGPLTNPAKADYQVLGVYKEELVMPLAHVLKNLGLKSAMVVHGAGGIDELSLAGENKTAYLKDGEVKEYNFSAEAVGLETAALESILGGEPEANKEITLDILKGKKGPKRDVILLNTAAAFLVEGKVKSLKEGVKLAAELIDSGRAMKKLEELIQCSNSFDSSSRAVS